From Paenibacillus graminis, a single genomic window includes:
- a CDS encoding Asp23/Gls24 family envelope stress response protein encodes MAEQLQLEMGNIRISNDVVSKIAGLAALETPGIAAMSGGLSEGWAKRLSGKNVQKGVTVEVGQLEAAVDLRIIVLYETPIHEVCRMLQQNVREAVESMTGLHIVEVNVKVEGVAFKNDEIS; translated from the coding sequence ATGGCGGAACAACTTCAACTGGAAATGGGAAACATACGGATCTCTAATGACGTCGTCTCGAAGATTGCCGGTTTGGCTGCCTTGGAGACCCCGGGAATTGCGGCCATGTCTGGCGGCTTGTCCGAGGGCTGGGCCAAGCGGCTCAGCGGCAAAAACGTGCAAAAAGGTGTAACTGTTGAAGTGGGACAGCTTGAAGCAGCTGTAGACCTGCGCATCATCGTTCTGTATGAAACTCCGATTCACGAGGTATGCCGGATGCTTCAGCAGAATGTGCGCGAGGCTGTGGAGAGCATGACGGGACTTCATATCGTTGAAGTCAACGTTAAGGTCGAAGGGGTGGCCTTCAAGAACGACGAAATTTCGTAA
- the ftsW gene encoding putative lipid II flippase FtsW produces the protein MSSVKGTTKKNVSLPKRGTPDFQLLILTLLLVGFGLLMVFSSSSSLMLASEKFGNDSLFFVKRQIIWVVLGSIAMFVTMNIHYSKFKKWYAPIFMITLVLLLFVASTERINGAKSWFSIGSLGIQPTELAKISIILYLAALISKKGERLRDLRTGYIPVMVIVGIVAGLIMMQPDLGSCLILVATSGLVIYAGGASMKHIMASIALLVLGVGIVMGAKTAIDSLSPPSETAAVSKDYKKDRISAFINPEADPEDGGYNILQSLIALGEGGTNGSGFGQSIQKLHYLPYPYTDFIFAVIGEELGFIGTSLFLLVYLYFIWRGILIALRCTDPFGTLVGIGIMGLIAIQAFVNIGGVTNTIPLTGVTLPFISYGGSSLLVTMLSMGIMLSISRETNRPAKEEVTKSVTTVRQVRTR, from the coding sequence TTGAGCAGTGTAAAGGGAACGACGAAAAAAAATGTCAGCCTGCCCAAAAGAGGAACGCCCGATTTTCAGCTGCTTATTCTGACTCTCCTGCTGGTCGGCTTCGGACTGCTCATGGTCTTCAGCTCCAGCTCCAGCCTGATGCTGGCCAGTGAGAAGTTCGGAAATGATTCATTATTTTTTGTCAAACGCCAGATTATCTGGGTGGTACTGGGAAGCATCGCGATGTTTGTAACCATGAATATCCATTACAGTAAATTCAAGAAATGGTATGCGCCGATCTTCATGATCACGCTGGTTCTGCTGCTGTTCGTGGCCTCTACAGAGAGAATCAACGGAGCCAAGAGCTGGTTCAGTATCGGAAGCCTCGGCATCCAGCCCACAGAGCTGGCCAAAATATCCATCATTCTCTACCTGGCTGCCCTGATCTCCAAAAAAGGCGAGCGGCTCAGAGATTTGCGCACAGGCTATATTCCGGTGATGGTTATTGTAGGCATTGTCGCAGGACTCATTATGATGCAGCCGGATTTGGGTTCCTGTCTGATCCTTGTGGCCACCAGCGGACTTGTTATCTACGCCGGGGGGGCCAGCATGAAGCATATTATGGCCTCCATCGCCTTGCTGGTGCTGGGTGTCGGAATTGTTATGGGTGCAAAAACAGCCATTGATTCCTTATCACCGCCTTCAGAAACCGCGGCGGTCAGCAAGGATTACAAAAAAGACCGGATTAGCGCATTTATCAATCCGGAAGCGGATCCTGAGGACGGCGGCTATAATATCCTGCAATCCCTGATCGCTCTCGGCGAGGGAGGAACCAACGGGTCAGGCTTTGGCCAAAGCATTCAGAAGCTGCACTATCTGCCCTATCCATATACCGACTTTATCTTTGCCGTTATCGGTGAAGAGCTGGGATTTATAGGGACATCCCTTTTCCTGCTGGTCTACCTCTATTTCATCTGGCGCGGCATCCTGATTGCCCTTAGGTGCACTGATCCCTTCGGAACCCTTGTCGGCATTGGCATCATGGGTCTGATTGCCATTCAGGCCTTTGTCAACATCGGCGGAGTCACCAACACGATCCCGCTTACCGGAGTTACGCTTCCATTCATCAGCTATGGAGGTTCCTCACTGCTCGTAACCATGCTCTCCATGGGCATCATGCTGAGCATTTCCAGAGAGACTAACCGGCCGGCGAAAGAGGAGGTAACGAAGTCTGTTACCACGGTCAGACAAGTCCGTACCCGCTGA
- a CDS encoding YugN family protein, with product MIFENTGLVGLTSDLLYLDESAAKAGFIRWQWEYYRATYDCKIEDRQNGGEYFLRINTRAVEGKLEKSDAVLAIEAVYLGKATFPHGLEYESPVPKPVLDDAARHILELKALLEA from the coding sequence ATGATATTTGAGAACACGGGCCTCGTTGGATTAACAAGCGACCTTCTCTATCTGGACGAAAGCGCGGCCAAAGCCGGATTCATCCGCTGGCAGTGGGAATACTACCGGGCCACCTATGACTGCAAGATCGAAGACAGGCAGAACGGCGGAGAATACTTTTTGCGGATCAACACGCGTGCTGTCGAGGGCAAGCTGGAGAAGTCCGACGCCGTACTTGCGATTGAAGCCGTCTACTTGGGCAAAGCCACTTTTCCCCATGGTCTGGAGTATGAATCTCCCGTCCCTAAGCCTGTTCTGGATGATGCCGCGAGACATATTCTTGAACTGAAAGCGCTGCTGGAGGCTTGA
- a CDS encoding M20 family metallopeptidase: MERLALEQLLPDMVKWRRHLHRHPELSYQEKETSAFVAAKLKEFGIEAVRSKAGYGVTGIIKGKLPGKTVVLRADMDALAITEENGREYASQNHGVMHACGHDGHTSMLLAAAAYYSSRREELQGELRFLFQPAEEICPGGALGMIAEGVLEGADAVYGLHLWTPLPVGQVASAPGPLMASADEFFIDITGKGGHAGTPHRTVDSIVAAAALVTQLQSIVSRSVDPLRPAVVSVGTIQGGTAQNIVAERCRITGTVRAFDEETRYLIRQRIEEMTASVAASYGAEAKIDYLVGYPPLVNDEAEFRRFFRVAPAALGDGVRVERMEKIMPAEDFSYYVKEIPGCFIFVGAGNPAKEAVYPHHHSKFDFDEDALLHGAKVLVAMADSCLNE; the protein is encoded by the coding sequence ATGGAGAGGCTGGCACTGGAACAGCTGCTGCCGGATATGGTGAAATGGCGCAGACATCTGCACCGCCATCCGGAGCTGTCTTATCAGGAGAAGGAGACCTCGGCGTTTGTTGCCGCGAAGCTTAAGGAATTCGGGATTGAAGCCGTGAGAAGCAAGGCCGGTTATGGAGTGACCGGAATTATAAAAGGAAAACTGCCGGGCAAAACCGTTGTTCTGCGCGCGGATATGGATGCGCTGGCCATTACGGAGGAGAATGGCCGGGAGTACGCTTCGCAAAATCACGGAGTTATGCATGCCTGCGGCCACGACGGGCATACCTCCATGCTGCTTGCCGCCGCTGCTTATTACAGCAGCCGCAGGGAAGAACTGCAGGGCGAGCTGCGTTTCCTGTTCCAGCCAGCAGAAGAGATCTGCCCCGGCGGAGCACTGGGGATGATCGCTGAAGGGGTGCTGGAGGGAGCAGACGCAGTATATGGGCTGCATTTATGGACGCCGCTGCCGGTCGGACAGGTAGCCAGCGCACCAGGACCGTTGATGGCCTCTGCGGATGAATTTTTCATCGACATCACCGGTAAAGGTGGACATGCCGGTACGCCGCACCGCACGGTTGACAGTATTGTGGCCGCTGCGGCACTTGTGACCCAGCTGCAGAGCATTGTCAGCCGTTCGGTGGACCCGCTGCGGCCTGCAGTCGTAAGTGTGGGAACGATTCAGGGCGGGACCGCCCAGAACATCGTCGCGGAGCGCTGCCGGATCACCGGTACGGTGCGTGCGTTTGACGAGGAGACCCGTTACCTCATCCGCCAGAGAATTGAAGAGATGACTGCTTCTGTAGCGGCATCGTACGGGGCTGAAGCCAAGATCGATTATTTGGTGGGTTATCCGCCGCTGGTGAATGACGAAGCGGAATTCCGCCGCTTTTTCCGTGTGGCGCCGGCTGCGCTTGGAGACGGGGTCCGCGTAGAGCGGATGGAGAAGATCATGCCGGCAGAGGACTTTTCCTATTATGTTAAGGAAATTCCCGGCTGCTTCATCTTTGTGGGAGCGGGCAATCCGGCCAAAGAAGCGGTGTATCCGCATCACCACAGCAAATTCGATTTTGACGAGGATGCTCTGCTGCATGGGGCGAAGGTGCTGGTGGCGATGGCGGATTCCTGCCTGAATGAATAA
- a CDS encoding CBS domain-containing protein, with amino-acid sequence MKTVKEVMTAQPVCVTLQDNLYEVAVKMRDADTGVIPVVEADGETLIGIITDRDLVIRGYAEKHSGSTAVETVMTKGITAVSESTSVDEAAELMASRQIRRIPVVNGKKLIGIVSLGDLAVKNIFADEAAEALTDISQQHLH; translated from the coding sequence TTGAAGACAGTCAAAGAAGTAATGACAGCGCAGCCTGTGTGTGTCACCTTACAGGACAATCTCTATGAGGTAGCCGTAAAAATGAGAGATGCGGATACCGGTGTTATTCCGGTGGTAGAAGCTGACGGGGAAACCTTGATCGGTATTATTACGGACCGGGACTTGGTGATCCGGGGGTATGCAGAGAAACATTCCGGCTCGACTGCAGTGGAAACGGTGATGACCAAAGGAATTACTGCTGTTTCCGAATCCACTTCGGTGGATGAAGCGGCTGAGCTGATGGCCTCCAGACAGATCCGGCGGATCCCGGTTGTCAACGGAAAAAAACTGATCGGGATCGTGTCGCTGGGTGATTTGGCCGTGAAGAACATTTTTGCTGATGAAGCAGCAGAAGCTTTGACTGACATTTCACAGCAGCATCTGCATTAG
- a CDS encoding DNA repair helicase XPB, producing the protein MNGSGKGACIIRKDRTILLECGHPGFEAARTALADFAELVKSPPAYHTYRITHLSLWNAAAAGKTVQEILAVLSLLSRCGIPAGLEEEVRQLVSRYGRLELHSGAAGGSLMVLRADNPVLLDELAEQAALQGLGLKRTASLECQCPSEQRGLLKQELTRLGFPVLDYAGYRDGQALNVPWKKAAGSGAASGEFVGLRDYQEEAVRRFGRIGGSGGSGVVVLPCGAGKTLVGLAVLESLQCETLILTSNATSVAQWRAELLKRTGLDEKSVGEYSGMKRQVRPITVATYQILTHRRSKGGPFGHMNLFNERNWGLIIYDEVHLLPAPVFRATADIQATRRLGLTATLVREDGREDDVFSLIGPKCYELPWKVLEKQGWIAAVDCIEVVVPMDTEIRHKYMYAGEKEQFRVAAGNPAKAGAAARIIAAHPGAAVLVIGQYLDQLEQLAASLGAPLITGKTSQQERSGLYAAFNEGTIRLLVVSKVANFAVNLPDASVAIEVSGAYGSRQEEAQRLGRILRPKPGENKAYFYTLVSGDSREQDFALRRRLFLTEQGYEYAVQTAQPEEATL; encoded by the coding sequence ATGAACGGAAGCGGAAAAGGAGCATGTATCATCCGTAAAGACCGGACGATCCTGCTGGAATGCGGACACCCTGGCTTCGAGGCGGCCCGGACGGCTCTGGCTGACTTTGCCGAACTGGTAAAAAGCCCTCCTGCCTACCACACTTACCGGATAACCCATCTATCCCTCTGGAACGCAGCGGCTGCCGGCAAAACAGTACAGGAGATCCTGGCAGTATTAAGCTTACTTTCGCGCTGTGGCATACCCGCCGGCCTTGAGGAAGAGGTCAGACAGCTGGTCTCACGTTACGGAAGACTGGAACTGCATTCCGGTGCGGCCGGCGGTTCGCTGATGGTCCTGCGTGCCGACAATCCTGTGCTGCTCGATGAATTGGCAGAGCAGGCTGCTTTGCAAGGGCTGGGCCTGAAAAGGACGGCTTCCCTGGAATGCCAGTGTCCGTCTGAACAACGGGGTCTGCTGAAGCAGGAGCTGACGAGGCTGGGGTTCCCGGTCCTGGATTACGCGGGCTACCGGGACGGGCAGGCGCTGAACGTGCCTTGGAAAAAGGCAGCAGGAAGCGGAGCAGCATCCGGGGAGTTCGTTGGCCTAAGGGACTATCAGGAGGAAGCCGTCCGCCGATTCGGGAGAATCGGCGGAAGCGGAGGAAGCGGCGTAGTGGTCCTGCCCTGCGGGGCGGGCAAAACGCTTGTGGGTCTGGCGGTGCTGGAAAGCCTGCAGTGCGAAACACTGATCCTCACTTCGAATGCCACCTCGGTTGCACAGTGGAGGGCAGAACTGCTGAAGAGGACGGGGCTGGATGAAAAATCCGTAGGAGAATACAGTGGTATGAAGAGGCAGGTCCGCCCGATAACGGTGGCCACCTATCAGATTTTGACGCACCGGCGTTCCAAGGGAGGCCCCTTCGGCCATATGAATCTGTTCAATGAACGGAATTGGGGGCTTATTATTTACGACGAGGTGCATCTGCTTCCGGCTCCGGTGTTCAGAGCCACTGCGGATATTCAGGCCACCCGGCGGCTTGGACTGACGGCTACACTGGTTAGAGAGGACGGGCGGGAAGATGACGTATTCTCGCTGATCGGCCCCAAATGCTATGAACTGCCCTGGAAGGTGCTGGAGAAGCAGGGCTGGATTGCGGCAGTCGACTGCATCGAGGTCGTTGTGCCCATGGACACCGAAATCAGGCACAAGTATATGTATGCCGGGGAAAAAGAGCAGTTCCGGGTTGCAGCAGGCAATCCGGCCAAGGCTGGGGCTGCGGCAAGGATCATAGCAGCCCACCCTGGGGCAGCAGTACTGGTCATCGGACAGTATCTGGACCAGCTGGAGCAGCTGGCGGCAAGCCTGGGTGCGCCGCTGATTACGGGCAAGACTTCCCAGCAGGAGCGAAGCGGGCTGTATGCTGCTTTTAACGAGGGGACAATACGGCTGCTGGTGGTATCCAAGGTGGCGAACTTTGCCGTGAATCTGCCTGATGCTTCCGTAGCTATCGAGGTGTCCGGTGCTTACGGTTCACGGCAAGAGGAGGCCCAGCGTCTGGGACGTATCCTCCGGCCGAAGCCGGGAGAGAACAAAGCGTACTTCTATACTCTGGTGTCCGGGGACAGCAGGGAGCAGGATTTCGCTCTGCGCCGCCGTCTGTTTCTGACTGAGCAGGGCTATGAATATG